The Gimibacter soli genome includes a region encoding these proteins:
- a CDS encoding marine proteobacterial sortase target protein — MQTGPVVRFLCLFFFSVAAGFSPGQAATNVVPNAGMEIRAMEPEGKPAVTRPALMVSSDIGAEVSGPIVRLTVKQTFRNDSDFWSEGLFRFPLPDNAAVDTMVLTVGDRRIIGTIKEKEEAQRTYNEAVRAGKKAALLREYRPNIFATLVGNIPPHGDVTVEIGLQSMASVEGDTFSWRLPQAITPRYHAEAKATPRVADRFFEGEVFYSADGKANPTSFHARFTAPHAIDALESPSHKLNITGEGKQLKAELAAGAEPANRDLILNWRYRAGEMPSAMLFRETRGEESYLLGLVLPPRGDAPRAVPPRDVTFVIDISGSMSGRSIMEAKVALLSGLDLMAPEDRFDIIAFESNNHPLFGSLRTATPETLHKAKEWVMGLSANGGTEMAPALAAALNETGEGETLRQILFLTDGAVGDEAALFAQVKAGAGKARLFTVGVGPAPNGWFMRKAAEMGRGIHIQIDDLTRAADAMKALYADMARPSLTGLVLDGKGADMAPAALPDLYGTRPVVFALKAGGSGPLVLKGTDGAGRPWQVSLDPASAEKGQGIASLWARRKVEGLMDDAAIRREINANRQAIVDIALEHRLLTPYTSFVAVEEKISRPEKEGLDRQVAEGNLPEGTSAKQFFGPKTAAGLGLHAYAAFLALLAACFFYALARRRTA, encoded by the coding sequence ACCAATGTCGTCCCCAATGCCGGGATGGAAATCCGCGCGATGGAGCCCGAAGGCAAGCCGGCGGTCACCCGCCCCGCCCTGATGGTTTCAAGTGATATCGGGGCCGAAGTCTCCGGACCCATTGTACGGCTGACGGTGAAACAAACCTTCAGGAACGACAGCGATTTCTGGAGCGAGGGGCTTTTCCGTTTCCCGCTCCCCGATAATGCAGCGGTCGATACGATGGTGCTGACGGTCGGTGACCGGCGCATCATCGGCACCATCAAGGAAAAAGAAGAAGCCCAGCGCACCTATAACGAAGCCGTCCGGGCCGGCAAGAAAGCCGCCCTGCTGAGGGAATACCGGCCGAATATCTTCGCCACCCTCGTCGGTAATATCCCGCCGCATGGCGACGTAACGGTGGAAATCGGCCTGCAGTCGATGGCAAGCGTGGAGGGCGATACCTTCAGCTGGCGGCTGCCGCAGGCCATCACCCCGCGCTATCATGCGGAAGCGAAAGCCACCCCGCGTGTGGCGGATCGTTTTTTTGAAGGCGAAGTCTTTTATTCGGCGGACGGCAAGGCCAACCCCACCAGCTTCCACGCGCGCTTCACCGCGCCCCATGCGATCGATGCGCTTGAAAGCCCGTCGCACAAGCTGAATATCACCGGTGAAGGCAAGCAGCTGAAGGCAGAGCTCGCGGCAGGTGCCGAGCCCGCGAACCGCGACCTGATCCTCAACTGGCGTTACCGGGCGGGCGAAATGCCCTCCGCCATGCTCTTCCGCGAAACGAGGGGCGAGGAAAGCTATCTTCTGGGCCTTGTGCTGCCGCCCCGCGGCGATGCCCCGCGTGCTGTGCCGCCGCGCGATGTGACCTTCGTGATCGATATCTCGGGCTCGATGAGCGGGCGGTCGATCATGGAAGCCAAGGTGGCGCTACTGTCCGGGCTCGACCTGATGGCACCTGAGGACCGGTTCGATATCATCGCCTTTGAAAGCAACAACCATCCGCTGTTCGGGTCACTGCGCACCGCTACCCCTGAAACGCTGCACAAGGCGAAAGAATGGGTGATGGGGCTTAGTGCCAACGGCGGCACCGAGATGGCGCCGGCCCTTGCCGCCGCGCTGAATGAAACCGGCGAGGGCGAGACCCTGCGCCAGATCCTTTTCCTCACCGACGGGGCCGTGGGCGATGAAGCTGCCCTGTTCGCGCAGGTGAAGGCCGGGGCAGGCAAGGCGCGGCTCTTCACAGTCGGCGTTGGCCCCGCGCCCAACGGCTGGTTCATGCGCAAGGCCGCCGAAATGGGCCGGGGCATCCATATCCAGATCGATGACCTGACGAGGGCGGCGGACGCCATGAAGGCGCTTTATGCCGACATGGCGCGGCCCTCGCTCACCGGTCTTGTGCTCGATGGCAAGGGGGCAGACATGGCGCCGGCGGCATTGCCCGATCTTTATGGCACCCGTCCCGTTGTGTTTGCGCTGAAGGCCGGCGGCAGCGGCCCGCTTGTCCTGAAGGGCACGGACGGTGCCGGACGGCCATGGCAAGTGAGCCTTGATCCGGCGAGTGCCGAGAAGGGGCAGGGTATCGCCAGCCTCTGGGCACGGCGCAAGGTCGAAGGGCTGATGGACGATGCCGCCATCCGGCGCGAAATCAATGCCAACCGGCAGGCGATTGTCGATATCGCGCTCGAACACCGGCTTCTCACCCCCTACACGAGCTTCGTGGCGGTGGAGGAAAAGATCAGCCGGCCGGAGAAGGAAGGGCTGGACCGTCAGGTCGCTGAAGGCAACCTGCCCGAAGGCACCAGTGCCAAGCAGTTCTTCGGGCCGAAAACGGCGGCGGGCCTTGGCCTTCACGCCTATGCTGCCTTCCTTGCCCTGCTGGCTGCATGCTTCTTCTATGCCCTCGCCCGGCGGCGGACGGCATGA
- a CDS encoding sortase domain-containing protein yields the protein MKRWLYGAAAGALALVALVEGGRAGLIAAKAFAAPVLIEAAFERSAETGKPEKPWPWADATPRWHLTAPAVGLDRFVLEGATMRALAFGPVHQRMGAAHLVFGHRDTHFAALGRLIEGDRIVTAEPGGHTREWRVERHWVANEDALYVPGGGDEAGLLLVTCFPFDAITAGGKGRYLVWAVPK from the coding sequence ATGAAGCGCTGGCTTTATGGTGCGGCGGCGGGGGCCCTGGCCCTCGTCGCGCTTGTCGAAGGGGGCAGGGCCGGGCTCATTGCTGCCAAGGCCTTCGCTGCCCCAGTACTGATCGAAGCGGCCTTCGAACGCTCGGCGGAAACGGGCAAGCCGGAAAAACCGTGGCCGTGGGCCGATGCCACCCCGCGCTGGCACCTGACAGCCCCAGCCGTGGGGCTTGACCGGTTCGTGCTTGAAGGCGCCACGATGCGCGCGCTGGCCTTTGGCCCCGTGCACCAGCGCATGGGGGCGGCGCATCTGGTGTTTGGTCACCGGGACACCCATTTCGCTGCCCTTGGCCGCCTTATCGAAGGCGACCGGATCGTGACGGCGGAACCGGGCGGACACACCCGCGAATGGCGGGTCGAACGACACTGGGTGGCAAACGAAGACGCGCTTTATGTGCCGGGCGGCGGGGACGAGGCCGGGCTTCTTCTTGTCACCTGTTTTCCGTTCGATGCGATCACGGCGGGTGGCAAGGGGCGTTATCTGGTGTGGGCGGTGCCGAAATAG